A DNA window from Polyangium spumosum contains the following coding sequences:
- a CDS encoding glutathione S-transferase family protein: MLTVYKFGPAFGLPDLGPFVIKLETWLRMAGLPYRSEVGDFRKAPKGKIPYAADGDRLIPDSSQIIDYLVEKHGDKLNDGRFGPRERALGRAIKSLFESELYFVLVYLRWWSDEDFALVRPAFGEAMMAGGVPRLMVSPMLSFAQRGTRNMLKAQGMGRHTREEVFAMGRSLVDAAADLLGDKRFFLDDEPSTIDATAYGMLAPILFAPAESPVKARALERANLVAFCERIRGAYWADEPAG, encoded by the coding sequence ATGCTGACGGTCTACAAATTCGGCCCCGCGTTCGGCCTGCCCGACCTCGGCCCGTTCGTCATCAAGCTCGAGACCTGGCTGCGCATGGCGGGGCTGCCGTATCGGAGCGAGGTCGGCGATTTCCGCAAGGCGCCCAAAGGAAAAATCCCCTACGCGGCGGACGGCGACCGGCTGATCCCCGATTCGAGCCAGATCATCGATTACCTCGTGGAGAAGCACGGGGACAAGCTGAACGACGGGCGCTTCGGCCCACGGGAGCGCGCGCTCGGGCGGGCCATCAAGTCGCTCTTCGAGTCGGAGCTCTATTTCGTCCTCGTGTACCTCCGGTGGTGGAGCGACGAGGACTTCGCGCTCGTCCGCCCCGCGTTCGGGGAGGCCATGATGGCCGGAGGGGTGCCGCGCTTGATGGTGTCGCCCATGCTCTCGTTCGCGCAGCGGGGGACGCGTAACATGCTGAAGGCGCAGGGAATGGGCCGGCACACGCGCGAGGAAGTGTTCGCGATGGGCCGCTCGCTCGTGGACGCGGCGGCGGACCTGCTCGGCGACAAGCGGTTCTTCCTGGACGACGAGCCGTCGACGATCGACGCGACGGCGTATGGCATGCTCGCGCCGATCCTGTTCGCGCCCGCCGAGAGCCCGGTGAAGGCCCGCGCGCTGGAGAGGGCGAACCTGGTCGCGTTTTGCGAGCGGATCCGGGGCGCGTACTGGGCGGACGAGCCCGCGGGCTAG
- a CDS encoding TerC family protein, which translates to MLSGIQDPETWVALLSLCAMEIVLGIDNVVFISILTAKLPADKRDGVGRLGLLLALVMRIGLLFTISFLMGLTKPLFTLPLANVAISGKSLILLVGGLFLMAKSTNEIYSKVERDEEGEHGPGGKAVSVGLVVAQILALDIVFSLDSVITAVGMIPPEQMWVMVTAVMVSVGVMLLFAKPISSFVLEHPSVKLLALAFLLLIGVMLIAEGMGQKIPKGYIYFAMAFSLGVELLNMRFRGKRRKKSAPSAAGPSAAG; encoded by the coding sequence ATGCTTTCAGGCATCCAGGATCCGGAGACGTGGGTCGCGCTCCTCTCGCTCTGCGCGATGGAGATCGTGCTGGGCATCGACAACGTCGTGTTCATCTCGATCCTCACGGCGAAGCTGCCGGCGGACAAGAGGGACGGCGTCGGGCGTCTGGGCCTCTTGCTCGCGCTCGTGATGCGCATCGGCTTGCTCTTCACGATCAGCTTCTTGATGGGCCTGACGAAGCCGCTCTTCACGCTCCCGCTCGCGAACGTGGCCATCTCGGGCAAGAGCTTGATCCTGCTCGTCGGCGGCCTGTTCTTGATGGCGAAGTCGACGAACGAGATCTACTCGAAGGTCGAGCGGGACGAGGAGGGCGAGCACGGCCCCGGGGGCAAGGCGGTGAGCGTGGGGCTCGTGGTCGCGCAGATCCTGGCGCTCGACATCGTGTTCTCGCTCGACTCGGTGATCACGGCGGTCGGCATGATCCCGCCCGAGCAGATGTGGGTCATGGTCACGGCGGTCATGGTCTCCGTGGGCGTGATGCTCCTGTTCGCCAAGCCCATCTCGAGCTTCGTGCTCGAGCACCCGTCGGTGAAGCTCCTGGCGCTCGCGTTCCTCCTGCTGATCGGCGTGATGCTCATCGCCGAGGGCATGGGGCAGAAGATCCCGAAGGGCTACATCTACTTCGCGATGGCGTTTTCGCTCGGCGTGGAGCTGCTCAACATGCGGTTCCGCGGCAAGAGGCGGAAGAAGAGCGCGCCTTCGGCGGCGGGGCCTTCGGCGGCGGGCTGA
- a CDS encoding lysylphosphatidylglycerol synthase domain-containing protein, whose amino-acid sequence MSAADEPLQPEAVAERPQTPWRARLAISLLCGLGLAWVLLRGGLPLLPPKSSFDLLQPSAVVAYVASLAVVHWFRAARWRHLLRPLGHVSLRDVVAVSWVGFGAILLSPLRSGEIVRPYLVTRRGPVRLWEATGTVGAERVIDGLALSVILFVALRLATPLDPLPDRIADLPVPVAAVPQAANGALFLFFAAFVAMAVFFFARDFARRATRAILGLASKRLGERVADIVDRVAQGIRFLPSPRHLLPFLLETAAYWGVNAAGIWLLARGSGLAGITLAEACVAMGCIGIGILVPSGPGYFGAFQLSTYVALAMYFPESALRGPAAAFVFVLYAAQVGFHLVGLGLGLFLLRRAPESWPSTSRLG is encoded by the coding sequence GTGTCCGCAGCGGACGAGCCTCTCCAGCCCGAAGCGGTCGCCGAGCGCCCCCAAACACCCTGGCGCGCTCGCCTCGCCATCTCCCTGCTCTGCGGCCTCGGACTCGCCTGGGTCCTCCTGCGCGGCGGCCTGCCCCTCCTGCCGCCGAAGAGCTCGTTCGACCTCCTGCAACCGTCGGCCGTCGTCGCCTACGTGGCCTCGCTCGCCGTCGTCCACTGGTTCCGCGCCGCCCGCTGGCGCCACCTCCTCCGGCCCCTCGGCCATGTCTCGCTGCGGGACGTCGTCGCCGTCTCCTGGGTCGGGTTCGGCGCCATCCTCCTCTCCCCGCTTCGCAGCGGCGAGATCGTCCGGCCCTACCTCGTCACCCGCCGCGGACCCGTGCGCCTCTGGGAGGCGACAGGCACCGTCGGGGCCGAGCGCGTCATCGATGGCCTCGCGCTCAGCGTGATCCTCTTCGTCGCCCTCCGCCTCGCCACGCCGCTCGATCCGCTGCCCGATCGAATCGCCGATCTGCCCGTCCCCGTCGCCGCCGTACCGCAGGCGGCCAATGGCGCGCTTTTCCTCTTCTTCGCGGCGTTCGTCGCCATGGCCGTCTTTTTCTTCGCCCGCGATTTCGCCCGCCGCGCGACCCGGGCGATCCTCGGCCTCGCCTCGAAGCGCCTCGGCGAGCGTGTCGCCGACATCGTCGACCGCGTCGCCCAGGGCATCCGCTTCTTGCCCTCGCCCCGCCACCTCTTGCCCTTCCTGCTCGAGACGGCCGCTTACTGGGGCGTGAACGCGGCCGGGATCTGGCTGCTCGCGCGTGGGTCGGGGCTCGCGGGGATCACGCTGGCCGAGGCCTGCGTGGCCATGGGCTGCATCGGCATCGGCATCCTCGTCCCGTCCGGGCCCGGGTATTTCGGCGCGTTCCAGCTCTCCACGTACGTGGCGCTCGCCATGTACTTCCCCGAGAGCGCGCTGCGAGGCCCCGCCGCCGCGTTCGTGTTCGTCCTCTACGCGGCCCAGGTCGGCTTCCACCTCGTCGGCCTCGGGCTCGGGCTCTTCCTGCTCCGCCGCGCGCCGGAAAGCTGGCCCTCCACGTCACGCCTGGGGTAA
- a CDS encoding endonuclease/exonuclease/phosphatase family protein, protein MTLLTRRRVPFALSMSALLASLPACEPMAQDFDFVREEVPVTTRSVLVPPADPQPAALKVMAWNVKYGAARIDFWFDYWGDRVQMTHHEVAENMADLYRLVNEYDPDILMAEEIEVNSRRSAYYDMVQGTLEGTSLNYAAYIQTWNSRYVPSEGVGRIDLGNAIFSKYPITFAERIRQEDRTDQDGVTATFYIHRMIGRAVIDVGAGRDVAAYVVHTEAYDVDGTKGRQIQQIYDEIKKETLPFVLGGDFNELPPTSVKIVGFPDEHPSSIGTEYEQPPYTPEIMQKFYDDYVPWVSLEDYGQTEAEQRRYFTHTVAGPLRSDEEGQPQFWNRTLDYLFVTKADAWAPGSTDVLQEPGRLGIQSDPMLLSDHAPVVGTWVLGGGTP, encoded by the coding sequence ATGACACTCCTCACCCGCCGCCGCGTGCCCTTCGCGCTCTCGATGTCGGCGCTGCTCGCGTCGCTCCCGGCCTGCGAGCCCATGGCGCAAGACTTCGACTTCGTCCGCGAAGAGGTCCCGGTCACGACGCGCAGCGTCCTCGTCCCGCCCGCCGATCCCCAGCCCGCCGCGCTCAAGGTGATGGCCTGGAACGTGAAATACGGCGCGGCGCGGATCGACTTCTGGTTCGATTACTGGGGCGACCGTGTGCAGATGACGCACCACGAGGTCGCCGAGAACATGGCCGACCTCTACCGCCTGGTGAACGAGTACGACCCCGATATCCTCATGGCCGAGGAGATCGAGGTCAACTCGCGGCGGAGCGCCTATTACGACATGGTGCAGGGCACGCTGGAGGGCACGAGCCTCAACTATGCCGCCTACATCCAGACCTGGAACAGCCGCTACGTCCCCTCCGAGGGCGTCGGCCGCATCGACCTCGGCAACGCGATCTTCTCGAAATACCCGATCACGTTCGCCGAGCGCATCCGGCAGGAGGATCGCACCGATCAGGACGGGGTCACGGCCACGTTCTACATCCACCGCATGATCGGGCGCGCCGTGATCGACGTGGGCGCCGGCCGCGACGTCGCCGCCTACGTGGTGCACACCGAGGCCTACGACGTCGACGGCACGAAGGGCCGGCAGATCCAGCAGATATACGACGAGATCAAGAAAGAGACGCTCCCGTTCGTGCTCGGCGGCGATTTCAACGAGTTGCCTCCGACCTCGGTCAAGATCGTCGGCTTCCCCGACGAGCACCCGAGCTCGATCGGCACCGAGTACGAGCAGCCCCCCTACACGCCGGAGATCATGCAGAAGTTCTACGACGATTACGTGCCCTGGGTGAGCCTCGAAGACTACGGACAAACCGAGGCCGAGCAGCGGCGGTATTTCACGCACACCGTGGCCGGGCCGCTGCGGAGCGACGAGGAGGGTCAGCCGCAGTTCTGGAACCGCACCCTCGATTACCTCTTCGTCACGAAGGCCGACGCCTGGGCCCCGGGCTCGACCGACGTCTTGCAGGAGCCGGGCAGGCTCGGGATCCAGAGTGATCCGATGCTCCTCAGTGATCACGCGCCCGTCGTGGGGACGTGGGTGCTCGGGGGAGGGACGCCGTGA
- a CDS encoding TolB family protein, translated as MNSALRRDIVLLLTLASAAVLGAAGVSCSGGGSGSGGGSSQGTGGAGAASGSGGSAGAGGEGGTFIGSGPNPDGPFADFPAGPQIDMGVPAEAPGLFEKTPAMPQGGPCMAEPPMEALVPTNWTPLRFEWIAPPGHNVFELRLAVDNQVNELVVYTAATSYSIPPDVWTGLAGHSAGRDLKVSIRSAQIDGGALVAGPVIGTEGVVHVAPVAAPGSIIYWTTGAPGSGKTALKGFTIGDTELKTVLSPESLGGDTVCVACHASSPDGLFSFFARDGAANTRSVTARKVDGTAGLPTEMQVSAVALGLLDRQRQTVPTLSKAHYSAQDAVVLTVMYDPVLTAGRWDLVWTDLHAQDPATGWGILSRGGETGVVASPTWWHDGTTIAYTTAPTGGEGVITGITDANQQMDIYTVPFNNRQGGNATPLPGASDPALLEFYPVISPGDTMLAFNRFAPYKQANGVWADSYDEPQAEVFVVPAKGGEPVRVAANDPPACVGKASPGLTNSWPRWAPSAEAFNGKKYYWLTFSSKRRDLNNPQLFVSGVVTRFENGVEVVDKTYPALYVTSQVPEENNHTPAWDVFQIEPPQ; from the coding sequence ATGAATTCTGCGCTTCGACGTGATATCGTACTCTTGTTGACCCTGGCCTCGGCCGCTGTGCTCGGCGCGGCGGGGGTCTCTTGTTCCGGTGGCGGCAGTGGCAGCGGGGGCGGCTCGTCGCAGGGGACGGGCGGCGCCGGCGCTGCGAGCGGCTCGGGTGGCTCGGCCGGCGCGGGCGGGGAAGGGGGGACGTTCATCGGCAGCGGCCCCAATCCGGACGGACCGTTCGCCGATTTCCCTGCCGGCCCGCAAATCGACATGGGCGTGCCCGCCGAGGCGCCCGGCCTCTTCGAGAAGACGCCCGCGATGCCACAAGGTGGCCCGTGTATGGCGGAGCCGCCCATGGAGGCGCTCGTCCCGACGAACTGGACGCCGTTGCGCTTCGAATGGATCGCGCCGCCCGGGCACAACGTCTTCGAGCTCCGGCTCGCGGTCGACAACCAGGTGAACGAGCTCGTCGTTTACACGGCGGCCACGTCGTACAGCATTCCCCCGGACGTCTGGACCGGGCTCGCGGGGCACAGCGCGGGCCGCGACCTCAAGGTCTCGATCCGCAGCGCGCAGATCGACGGCGGCGCGCTCGTCGCGGGGCCGGTCATCGGCACGGAGGGCGTGGTGCACGTGGCGCCCGTCGCGGCGCCGGGGTCGATCATTTACTGGACGACGGGCGCGCCGGGCTCGGGCAAGACCGCATTGAAGGGTTTTACCATCGGCGACACCGAGCTCAAGACGGTGCTCTCGCCCGAGAGCCTGGGCGGCGACACGGTCTGCGTGGCCTGCCATGCCTCGTCGCCGGACGGCCTCTTCTCGTTTTTCGCGCGCGACGGCGCGGCCAACACGCGGAGCGTGACGGCGCGGAAGGTCGACGGGACGGCGGGTTTGCCCACGGAGATGCAGGTCTCGGCCGTCGCGCTCGGCTTGCTCGATAGGCAGAGGCAAACGGTGCCGACGCTCTCGAAGGCGCATTATTCGGCGCAGGATGCCGTGGTCCTGACCGTGATGTACGATCCCGTGCTCACGGCGGGCAGGTGGGACCTCGTCTGGACCGACCTCCACGCGCAGGATCCCGCGACCGGCTGGGGGATCTTGTCGCGCGGCGGGGAGACGGGCGTGGTCGCCTCGCCGACGTGGTGGCACGACGGGACGACGATCGCCTACACGACGGCGCCCACGGGCGGCGAGGGCGTCATCACGGGGATCACGGATGCCAACCAGCAGATGGACATCTACACGGTGCCCTTCAACAACCGGCAAGGCGGTAATGCGACGCCGCTGCCGGGCGCGAGTGATCCGGCGCTCCTGGAGTTTTATCCGGTCATCTCGCCGGGCGACACGATGCTCGCGTTCAATCGATTCGCGCCGTACAAGCAGGCGAATGGGGTGTGGGCCGACTCCTACGACGAGCCGCAGGCCGAGGTCTTCGTGGTCCCGGCGAAGGGCGGCGAGCCCGTGCGCGTGGCGGCGAACGATCCGCCGGCGTGCGTGGGCAAGGCGAGCCCGGGTCTCACGAACTCGTGGCCGCGCTGGGCGCCGAGCGCCGAGGCGTTCAACGGGAAAAAGTATTACTGGCTGACGTTCAGCTCCAAGCGGCGCGACCTCAACAATCCGCAGCTCTTCGTGAGCGGCGTCGTGACGCGGTTCGAGAACGGGGTCGAGGTGGTCGACAAGACGTACCCGGCGCTCTACGTGACCTCGCAGGTCCCGGAGGAGAACAACCACACGCCCGCGTGGGACGTGTTCCAGATCGAACCGCCGCAATGA
- a CDS encoding protein kinase domain-containing protein: MQLPSVSEELSRRFVIRRCLGQGGFGVVYEAFDRSLGSDVALKALLSMDPAALYAFKQEFRALADVAHENLVGLHELFFDDGRFYLTMELVRGVSFLRHVRPNREERSDASAITLPPLPTAQRAMAAELETVVTMDLPAVAGPHGTIAMTTLSMDGAAPPRPPQMQPDARGELDVDRLRHSLVGLAKGVSAIHRTGRVHRDLKPSNVLVTPEGRVKILDFGLVGSFESLARDRILVVGTPAYMSPEQATGASGDGGSDWYSVGVMLFEALTGVVPHLFEGTSIEDLLYAKHLVDPPDPREIAPDAPEDLAELALRLLARDPGARAGAEQVFRVGRAATESAPRVASMTMTTRGARPSFVGRARETAAMREAFEAFVREKQPVVLHVHGTSGMGKSDLVRSFLDGLGAQPIVLEGRCHEREWVPYKAFDGAIDALARFLGEFDPEDRLGFLPPGLSSLARLFPVLGRLAEEGSEPEAPDPHELRRRAFEALRKLFVNLAQHRPLVLYLDDLQWADADSAALLEALLVAPAPNLFLVASYRTEEARGSELVGRLPSPRAAEAAAEIEAREVVVGPLSTEDAEALALSILGSDDAEARRAAARIAREAAGSPFFVQELARYLLAGHTSEGLDMRGVVAARVALLPAHARLVLEIVSTAGRPIEPVLIKEAAALGDEENSRAIAALRAEGLLRAKGGRDEARVEAYHDKIRESVVQGLADEVLRDRHRALGHAMEGMSNADPEALAMHFRTAGEPSRARAYMERAAQRAERVLAFDRAATLYRLALELAEPADVGALELRLGDALAKAGRGAEAANVFLSAASKLDARSALVPRQRAAEHLLRAGHMDEGLAAARELLPAVGLRYPATPRRAFVNVAVARVKQRLRGYDFHERPEHDIDPAVLHRIDLCWSLGNGLGGVDAVRGADFQARHLALSLEAGEPYRIARAFSWEAVLRSLGGGAQNIAEARELAARAEAIARRIEHPHALAWSSAARALAAHNGYEFREAIVLCERTIDLFREACSNIAWEIASMYAWWLLTALFYVGDLRALLEHLPRCFHEADALGDRYMETALGAFMGPIGLLLQDRPHEAIASAERALAGWTTRGFHTIHWGALYVRAGAWLQLGEGSRAYAHVHARLGELHASMLPRTAKAIRLRLLDLQARVALARARDVADPEPLFREALSLADRLDQERTSWSDACALAIRAAILVRRGDVDRALAYLLRAGSAFRRSDLDFFARLTERRVGELEGGEAGRARIDAVDTWFCEQGVLRPDRLVPAFLAV, from the coding sequence GTGCAATTGCCGTCCGTCTCCGAGGAGCTCAGCCGGCGCTTCGTGATTCGCCGCTGCCTCGGGCAGGGCGGCTTCGGCGTCGTGTACGAGGCGTTTGATCGATCCCTCGGCTCGGACGTCGCCTTGAAGGCGCTGCTCTCCATGGATCCGGCGGCGCTTTATGCCTTCAAGCAGGAGTTCCGGGCGCTCGCCGACGTCGCGCACGAGAACCTCGTCGGCCTGCACGAGCTCTTCTTCGACGATGGCCGGTTCTACCTGACGATGGAGCTCGTGCGTGGCGTGAGCTTCCTCCGCCACGTGCGCCCGAACCGCGAAGAGCGGAGCGACGCCTCGGCGATCACGCTCCCGCCGCTGCCCACCGCCCAGCGCGCGATGGCCGCCGAGCTCGAGACCGTGGTGACCATGGACCTCCCCGCCGTGGCCGGTCCGCACGGCACGATCGCCATGACGACCCTGTCCATGGATGGCGCCGCGCCCCCGCGCCCGCCGCAAATGCAGCCCGACGCGCGAGGCGAGCTCGACGTGGATCGGCTGCGCCATAGCCTCGTGGGGCTCGCGAAGGGCGTCTCCGCCATTCACCGCACGGGCCGCGTGCACCGCGACCTCAAGCCCTCGAACGTGCTCGTCACGCCCGAGGGGCGCGTGAAGATCCTCGATTTCGGGCTCGTCGGATCGTTCGAATCGCTGGCGCGGGACCGCATCCTCGTGGTGGGCACGCCGGCGTACATGTCGCCGGAGCAAGCGACGGGCGCCTCGGGCGACGGGGGCTCGGACTGGTATTCGGTCGGCGTGATGCTCTTCGAGGCGCTCACGGGCGTCGTGCCGCACCTCTTCGAAGGGACGAGCATCGAGGATCTGCTCTACGCGAAGCACCTCGTCGATCCGCCCGATCCGCGGGAGATCGCGCCCGACGCGCCGGAGGATCTCGCCGAGCTCGCCCTCCGCCTGCTCGCGCGGGATCCGGGCGCGCGGGCAGGGGCCGAGCAGGTCTTCCGCGTGGGCCGCGCCGCGACGGAGAGCGCGCCGCGCGTGGCGTCGATGACGATGACGACGCGTGGCGCGCGGCCGAGCTTCGTGGGCCGCGCGCGCGAGACCGCCGCGATGCGCGAGGCGTTCGAGGCGTTCGTCCGCGAGAAGCAGCCCGTGGTGCTGCACGTGCACGGCACGTCCGGCATGGGCAAATCGGACCTCGTGCGGTCCTTCCTCGACGGGCTCGGCGCCCAGCCGATCGTGCTCGAAGGCCGCTGCCACGAGCGCGAGTGGGTGCCCTACAAGGCGTTCGACGGGGCGATCGACGCGCTCGCGCGTTTCCTCGGCGAGTTCGACCCGGAGGATCGCCTGGGGTTCTTGCCCCCGGGTTTGTCCTCGCTCGCGCGCCTCTTCCCGGTGCTCGGCCGGCTCGCGGAGGAGGGGAGCGAGCCCGAGGCGCCCGATCCACACGAGCTGCGGCGGCGCGCGTTCGAGGCCCTGCGCAAGCTCTTCGTGAACCTCGCGCAGCACCGCCCGCTCGTGCTCTACCTCGACGATCTGCAATGGGCCGACGCCGACAGCGCCGCCCTGCTCGAAGCCTTGCTCGTGGCGCCGGCGCCGAACCTCTTCCTCGTCGCGAGTTACCGGACCGAGGAGGCGCGCGGCAGCGAGCTCGTCGGGCGTTTGCCCTCACCACGCGCGGCGGAGGCGGCGGCGGAGATCGAGGCGCGCGAGGTCGTCGTCGGTCCGCTCTCGACCGAGGACGCCGAGGCGCTCGCGCTCTCGATCCTCGGCAGCGACGACGCGGAGGCGCGCCGGGCGGCGGCCCGGATCGCGCGGGAGGCCGCGGGCAGCCCGTTTTTCGTGCAGGAGCTCGCGCGGTACCTCCTCGCGGGGCACACGAGCGAAGGGCTCGACATGCGCGGCGTCGTGGCGGCGCGCGTGGCCTTGCTCCCGGCGCACGCGCGCCTCGTGCTGGAGATCGTGAGCACGGCGGGGCGGCCGATCGAGCCGGTGCTGATCAAGGAGGCGGCGGCGCTCGGGGACGAGGAGAACAGCCGCGCGATCGCGGCGCTGCGGGCCGAGGGCCTGCTCCGCGCCAAGGGCGGGCGCGACGAGGCGCGCGTCGAGGCGTACCACGACAAGATCCGCGAGTCGGTCGTGCAGGGCCTCGCCGACGAGGTCTTGCGGGATCGGCATCGCGCGCTCGGCCACGCCATGGAGGGCATGAGCAACGCCGACCCGGAGGCGCTCGCCATGCATTTCCGCACGGCGGGCGAGCCTTCGCGCGCGCGGGCCTACATGGAGCGCGCGGCGCAGCGGGCCGAGCGGGTGCTCGCGTTCGACCGGGCCGCGACGCTCTACCGCCTCGCGCTCGAGCTCGCCGAGCCTGCAGACGTGGGCGCGCTCGAGCTCCGGCTCGGCGACGCCCTCGCGAAGGCCGGACGCGGGGCCGAGGCGGCGAACGTCTTCCTCTCCGCGGCGTCGAAGCTCGACGCGCGCTCGGCCCTCGTGCCGCGGCAGCGGGCCGCCGAGCATCTTTTACGCGCGGGCCACATGGACGAGGGCCTCGCGGCCGCGCGGGAGCTGCTCCCGGCCGTGGGCCTGCGTTACCCGGCGACCCCGCGGCGCGCGTTCGTCAACGTCGCCGTGGCTCGCGTGAAGCAGCGGCTCCGGGGGTACGACTTCCACGAGAGGCCCGAGCACGACATCGATCCTGCGGTGCTCCACCGCATCGATCTCTGCTGGTCGCTCGGCAATGGCCTCGGCGGCGTCGACGCCGTCCGCGGCGCCGACTTCCAGGCGCGGCACCTCGCGCTCTCGCTCGAGGCGGGTGAGCCTTATCGCATTGCGCGGGCCTTCTCCTGGGAGGCCGTGCTCCGCAGCCTCGGCGGCGGCGCGCAGAACATCGCCGAGGCCCGCGAGCTCGCGGCGCGCGCGGAGGCGATCGCGCGGCGGATCGAGCACCCGCACGCGCTCGCGTGGTCCTCTGCGGCCAGGGCCCTCGCGGCGCACAACGGCTACGAGTTCCGCGAGGCGATCGTCCTGTGCGAGCGCACGATCGACCTCTTCCGCGAGGCGTGCAGCAACATCGCCTGGGAGATCGCCTCCATGTACGCCTGGTGGCTCCTCACGGCGCTCTTCTACGTCGGCGACCTCCGCGCCCTGCTCGAGCACCTCCCCCGCTGCTTCCATGAGGCCGATGCGCTCGGCGATCGGTACATGGAGACCGCGCTCGGCGCCTTCATGGGTCCGATCGGCCTGCTCCTGCAGGATCGGCCGCACGAGGCGATCGCGTCCGCCGAGCGTGCCCTCGCGGGCTGGACGACCCGGGGGTTTCACACGATTCACTGGGGCGCGCTCTACGTGAGGGCGGGGGCGTGGCTTCAACTCGGCGAGGGCAGCCGCGCCTACGCGCACGTGCACGCGCGGCTCGGCGAGCTGCATGCCTCGATGCTCCCGCGCACCGCGAAGGCGATCCGCCTCCGCCTCCTCGACCTCCAGGCCCGCGTGGCGCTCGCCCGCGCCCGTGACGTCGCGGACCCCGAGCCCCTCTTTCGTGAGGCCCTTTCCCTCGCGGATCGCCTCGATCAGGAGCGCACCTCCTGGTCCGACGCTTGCGCCCTCGCCATTCGTGCCGCCATTCTCGTGCGCCGCGGCGACGTCGATCGCGCCCTTGCCTACCTCCTGCGTGCTGGCTCTGCCTTCCGCCGCTCCGACCTCGATTTCTTCGCGCGCCTGACCGAGCGGCGCGTGGGCGAGCTCGAGGGCGGCGAGGCGGGCCGAGCGCGGATCGACGCCGTCGACACGTGGTTCTGCGAGCAAGGCGTCCTTCGCCCCGATCGCCTCGTCCCGGCCTTCCTCGCCGTCTGA